One Vairimorpha necatrix chromosome 7, complete sequence DNA segment encodes these proteins:
- a CDS encoding farnesyl pyrophosphate synthase (FPPS), producing the protein MILNFDQIFHDFMKLCNYQNACKISSFITYNTAGGKGHRTELFKTLLNNVSDESIKIGNIFELFQSALLVMDDVMDESDTRRGVECYYKKEGMISLKYTQYFIVGISRISRNIKFKKDKHLKSLYLKCLWNTCLGQTLDSIKNKMEEYKLDLFDKIAEYKTSKYTFYYPISIGYAYIGQDEPVNLYEFCRLLGIKFQMQDDYLDFFPEISKKTGTDLETLKLTFFTCKLAEGNSNTAREYFKTGKVTNELLVEIKSFFPEFKIRMNEITEKMRHLDGGINKKVLEFIGKIFKNLE; encoded by the coding sequence ATGATATTGAATTTTGATCAAATTTTTCACGATTTCATGAAACTCTGCAATTATCAAAATGCCTGTAAAATATCGTCTTTTATTACTTACAATACAGCAGGAGGTAAAGGACACAGGACTGAATTATTCAAAActcttttaaataatgtatCTGAtgaatctataaaaataggAAATATTTTCGAACTATTCCAAAGTGCACTTTTAGTAATGGACGATGTCATGGACGAATCAGATACAAGAAGAGGAGTGGAATGTTACTATAAGAAAGAAGGAATGATATCTCTTAAATATacacaatattttattgttggCATAAGTAGAATAtcaagaaatataaaatttaaaaaggataagcatttaaaatcattatatCTTAAATGTCTATGGAATACGTGCCTGGGGCAAACACTGgattctataaaaaataaaatggaGGAATATAAACTGgatttatttgataaaatagcggaatataaaacatcaaaatatacattttattatccAATATCAATTGGGTATGCCTACATTGGGCAAGATGAACCagttaatttatatgaatTTTGCAGATTATTAGGAATCAAATTTCAAATGCAAGATGATTATCTTGATTTCTTCCCAGAAATTAGTAAAAAGACAGGGACTGACTTGGaaactttaaaattgaCATTTTTTACTTGTAAATTGGCCGAAGGGAATTCTAATACGGCCAGAGAATATTTCAAGACGGGGAAAGTTACGAATGAACTTTtagtagaaataaaatcatttttccCAGAGTTCAAAATAAGGATGAATGAAATTACTGAGAAGATGAGACATCTTGACGGGGGTATAAACAAGAAAGTACTTGAGTTTATaggtaaaatatttaaaaatctggaataa
- a CDS encoding putative SP-containing protein, protein MMYLIPTSIIIQLMLLVFIPIEATKTIIYSLENNIESDTYKYKEIAKILFAAVLEKIKFPYKKRYLSSLNLKLEYAVELEDMKVNKYIEGLENLIDISNYAPSKERLVLKLHLEISKHTKLLFQTLLCINYKTGKLELPKVKNILDKHVEIMSDATNPYFKQIFSKDALKRIIDDIYDTTGYESKYTTEMRKVNDSMNGDINIAMGQITHNMKDNVNNVQLIYNNSYKEDISDKENHVIDDSEEMYNNAGEDISDEGEPNNDDRKEINNKPDKDISDGKETDSNDSEEIDDDSEEDISDEKFKVSTQESSNSMKDNKTFIENEKFLIKQENESPSSVENKIDVHQNVSLNGHDNSYNKEPDNNSNEEDISTEKLNMNAPEGNNNMVDNTNFINEDHMDKQEEEEERISRLEKHLNMFRKASSNIHNDVNNSAITFESNSSSMLISGIASLLVAHQLGNNYLLN, encoded by the exons ATGATGTATTTAATTCCAACGTCGATCATTATACAATTAATGCTATTAGTATTTATTCCTATAGAGGCAACTAAA ACaataatttattctttagaaaataatattgaaagtgatacctataaatataaagaaatagcaaaaattttattcgCAGCTGTTTTggaaaaaatcaaattccCTTACAAAAAACGTTATCTGTCAAGTTTGAATCTGAAGCTGGAATATGCAGTTGAACTGGAAGATATGAAGGTCAATAAATACATTGAAGGTCTAGAAAATTTGATCGATATTTCAAATTATGCGCCGAGTAAAGAAAGATTAGTTCTAAAATTGcatttagaaatttcaaagCATACTAAACTCTTATTTCAAACCTTGTTatgtataaattataaaacgGGAAAACTCGAACTTCCtaaagttaaaaatattcttgaTAAACATGTGGAAATAATGTCTGATGCAACGAATCCTTATTTTAAACAGATTTTTAGTAAAGATGCTCTGAAACGCATCATTGATGATATATACGATACCACTGGTTATGAGAGTAAATATACTACCGAAATGAGAAAAGTGAATGATTCTATGAATGGTGATATTAATATTGCTATGGGCCAAATTACGCATAATATGAAAGATAATGTAAATAATGtacaattaatatataacaatagttataaagaagatattaGCGATAAGGAAAACCACGTTATTGATGACAGTGAAGAAATGTATAATAATGCTGGTGAAGACATTAGTGATGAGGGAGAACCCAATAACGATGAcagaaaagaaattaataataagcCCGATAAAGACATTAGTGACGGGAAAGAAACCGATTCTAATGACAGTGAAGAAATTGATGATGATTCTGAAGAAGATATTAGTGATGAAAAGTTTAAGGTGAGCACTCAAGAAAGTAGCAACAGTATGAAGGATAATAAGACTTTTATTgagaatgaaaaatttttgataaagCAAGAAAATGAGAGTCCTAGCAGtgtagaaaataaaattgacgTGCATCAGAATGTTAGTTTAAACGGGCATGACAATAGTTATAATAAAGAACCTGATAATAATAGTAATGAAGAAGATATTAGTACTGAAAAGTTAAATATGAACGCTCCTGAAGGTAACAACAATATGGTGGATAATactaattttatcaatGAAGATCATATGGACAAACAAGAAGAGGAAGAAGAGAGAATTAGTCGTCTAGAAAAGCATTTAAACATGTTTCGAAAGGCTAGTTCGAATATACATAACGATGTCAATAATTCAGCCATAACGTTTGAAAGTAATTCAAGTTCTATGCTTATTTCAGGTATTGCTTCACTATTAGTAGCTCATCAGTTAGGTAATAATTATcttttgaattaa
- a CDS encoding piggyBac transposable element-derived protein, translating to MRPEEIETMLKRLENGEISEDDSTDNEDDIDYYSSLRDRLMEVEDEENVGNYHTDPNFEADPHATNVDTDMQHNLETVELSPTPTISSQNSLLGKSCKLPEKQHIMKSNIPRGTYHENVASHEGQEFSATSWKDNKQVLLLSTYVGAEPANTITRYEKKLKANV from the exons atgcGACCAGAAGAGATTGAGACAATGTTGAAGCGGTTAGAAAATGGTGAAATTTCGGAAGACGATTCCACCGACAATGAAGATGATATAGACTATTATTCGAGCCTAAGAGATCGTCTGATGGAAGTAGAAGATGAAGAGAATGTAGGTAATTATCACACTGACCCAAACTTTGAGGCAGATCCGCATGCAACAAACGTAGATACCGACATGCAACATAATTTAGAGACTGTTGAACTAAGCCCAACTCCTACAATTAGCAGCCAGAACAGCCT GCTTGGAAAGTCGTGCAAGTTGCCGGAGAAACAGCATATTATGAAGTCTAACATACCCAGAGGAACATACCACGAAAATGTAGCCTCTCACGAAGGCCAAGAATTTTCGGCCACAAGTTGGAAAGACAACAAACAAGTACTATTACTTTCCACGTATGTTGGCGCTGAACCAGCGAATACTATTACCCGCTacgaaaaaaaactaaaggCCAATGTTTAA